A genome region from Musa acuminata AAA Group cultivar baxijiao chromosome BXJ3-5, Cavendish_Baxijiao_AAA, whole genome shotgun sequence includes the following:
- the LOC135639210 gene encoding probable serine/threonine-protein kinase PIX13: MSECLLDQSGHLDAKTDVYAFGMVLLQMLTGRKVFDPDRPCAERHLAQFAKPHLSSDAKELASLMDPKLNGEYPSAAASRLARIIEACIEKEHKLRPTMNDVVKALEKIDAIRIGGD; the protein is encoded by the coding sequence ATGAGTGAGTGTCTCCTTGATCAATCAGGTCATCTGGACGCGAAGACGGACGTGTATGCATTCGGGATGGTGTTGCTGCAGATGCTCACTGGTCGGAAGGTGTTCGATCCTGATCGACCGTGCGCTGAACGCCACTTGGCACAGTTCGCCAAGCCCCATCTCTCATCGGATGCCAAAGAGCTAGCGAGTCTAATGGACCCAAAACTCAATGGGGAGTATCCTTCGGCGGCCGCTTCTCGACTGGCCCGAATCATCGAAGCATGTATCGAGAAGGAGCATAAGCTCCGACCAACCATGAACGATGTTGTGAAAGCCCTCGAGAAGATTGACGCCATAAGGATAGGAGGAGATTAG